A genomic segment from Branchiostoma floridae strain S238N-H82 chromosome 7, Bfl_VNyyK, whole genome shotgun sequence encodes:
- the LOC118418938 gene encoding ankyrin repeat domain-containing protein 10-like isoform X2 encodes MEKEEMSYWGNSSEQILVEHFPMHRACRDGNVCLLSSLLEAGVFSPYEEDQFYGWTPAHWAAYFGKLECLRQLIMSGVNKDVTTQRFCQTPAHIAAFGGHPHCLLWLLQAGANINAQDYLGETPIHKAARTGSTECAGLLLAHGAKSSLCNNNGMSPADLARNQGFHECSQALLQAQAQLQSQQNGFQHTNGVHVNRLSRKRGLDAECEVEGSKRTRSDDSSRLMVGGHVNGVSMETNMEEMGSSDEHEECVYVQQGYDSAMFEAMLQFHGT; translated from the exons ATGGAGAAGGAAGAGATGTCGTACTGGGGGAACTCCAGCGAGCAGATTCTGGTGGAGCACTTCCCCATGCACCGAGCGTGTCGAGACGGTAACGTGTGCTTGCTGAGTTCCCTTCTGGAAGCCGGTGTTTTTTCCCCGTACGAAGAAGACCAGTTTTACGGCTGGACTCCCGCTCACTGGGCTGCATACTTCGGCAAG TTGGAATGTTTGCGCCAGTTGATCATGTCCGGTGTGAACAAGGATGTCACTACACAGAGGTTCTGTCAGACACCAGCACACATCGCTGCCTTCGGGGGTCATCCCCACTGCCTGCTCTGGCTCCTGCAGGCTGGTGCTAACATCAATGCTCAG GACTATCTGGGTGAAACACCTATCCATAAAGCAGCAAGAACTGGAAGTACAGAATGCGCAGGTCTGCTACTAGCACATGGTGcaaaatcaag TCTATGTAACAACAACGGCATGAGCCCAGCTGACCTGGCCAGGAATCAGGGGTTCCACGAGTGTTCCCAGGCCCTGCTGCAGGCTCAGGCACAGCTCCAGTCCCAGCAGAACGGCTTCCAGCACACCAACGGCGTCCACGTAAACAGGCTGAGCAGAAAACGTGGTCTGGACGCAGAATGTGAGGTTGAGGGAAGCAAACGAACCAGGAGTGATG ATTCCTCAAGGCTGATGGTTGGAGGACATGTTAACGGGGTTTCCATGGAGACTAACATGGAGGAGATGGGAAGTTCAGATGAACATGAAGAGTGTGTCTATGTACAACAGGGCTATGACAGCGCTATGTTCGAGGCAATGTTACAGTTTCATGGCACGTAG
- the LOC118418938 gene encoding ankyrin repeat domain-containing protein 10-like isoform X1, with the protein MEKEEMSYWGNSSEQILVEHFPMHRACRDGNVCLLSSLLEAGVFSPYEEDQFYGWTPAHWAAYFGKLECLRQLIMSGVNKDVTTQRFCQTPAHIAAFGGHPHCLLWLLQAGANINAQDYLGETPIHKAARTGSTECAGLLLAHGAKSSLCNNNGMSPADLARNQGFHECSQALLQAQAQLQSQQNGFQHTNGVHVNRLSRKRGLDAECEVEGSKRTRSDDQEEMEEDCVMESADTERVASSAQHSSGNQPEHEPVSHKEKSSHRHYNYPSVFIF; encoded by the exons ATGGAGAAGGAAGAGATGTCGTACTGGGGGAACTCCAGCGAGCAGATTCTGGTGGAGCACTTCCCCATGCACCGAGCGTGTCGAGACGGTAACGTGTGCTTGCTGAGTTCCCTTCTGGAAGCCGGTGTTTTTTCCCCGTACGAAGAAGACCAGTTTTACGGCTGGACTCCCGCTCACTGGGCTGCATACTTCGGCAAG TTGGAATGTTTGCGCCAGTTGATCATGTCCGGTGTGAACAAGGATGTCACTACACAGAGGTTCTGTCAGACACCAGCACACATCGCTGCCTTCGGGGGTCATCCCCACTGCCTGCTCTGGCTCCTGCAGGCTGGTGCTAACATCAATGCTCAG GACTATCTGGGTGAAACACCTATCCATAAAGCAGCAAGAACTGGAAGTACAGAATGCGCAGGTCTGCTACTAGCACATGGTGcaaaatcaag TCTATGTAACAACAACGGCATGAGCCCAGCTGACCTGGCCAGGAATCAGGGGTTCCACGAGTGTTCCCAGGCCCTGCTGCAGGCTCAGGCACAGCTCCAGTCCCAGCAGAACGGCTTCCAGCACACCAACGGCGTCCACGTAAACAGGCTGAGCAGAAAACGTGGTCTGGACGCAGAATGTGAGGTTGAGGGAAGCAAACGAACCAGGAGTGATG ACCAAGAGGAAATGGAGGAGGATTGTGTTATGGAATCAGCAGACACAGAGCGTGTAGCCAGCAGTGCCCAGCACAGCTCAGGAAACCAACCCGAACACGAACCTGTGTCCCACAAAGAGAAGTCTTCACACAGACATTATAACTACCCTTCTGTCTTTATCTTCTAG